A window of Sagittula sp. P11 genomic DNA:
AGTAGTATTTCAGGCTCAGGATGTCGTCACCGAAGAGCGCCTGCATGATCGCGCCCGACTTCGGCCCCTGAAGCTGCAGCGGCGACACGTCGGGCTCGCAGATCTGCACGTCGAGCCCGGAGTGCACCGCGACGCCCTGCGCCCACAGCAGGATGTCGCTGTCGGCAAGCGAGATCCAGAAGTGGTTCTCGGCCAGCCGCAGCAGGATCGGATCGTTCAGGATGCCGCCTTCGGCATTGGTGATGAGCACGTACTTGCACTGGCCCACGGCCATCTTGGACAGGTCGCGCGGTGTCAGCATCTGCACGAAGCGGGCCGCGTCCGGGCCGGTGATCTCGACCTGGCGTTCCACAGCCACGTCACAGAGGATGGCGTCGTTGACGAGGTTCCAGAAGTTCTGCTCCGAATCGCCGAAGTCGCGCGGGATATACATGTGATTGTAAACGGAAAACCCTTTTGCGCCCCACCGCACGGTGGCGTCGAAGTAGGGGGATTTCCGGATCTGCGTGCCAAAGCCGAACTCGTCTGCGTGCATCGTTTGCGCCCTTGCTGGAACCGGGCTGGCGGCCCGGGACACGGTGGAAGATGACGCTTATTTAGGCGGCGAAACCCTGCGACAGCGGACCAAAATAGGGCCCTGTCGCGGACCGTTCAGGCTGAAAAAGAGGACTTCGTCAGACCGTTCGGTCGCGCGGCGCGGAACTGGCCAGTTTGGCGATGTTGGGCCGCCCGGATTTCACCACCCGAGTCGCGATGTAGGTCATGTAGCGGTCCACGGGGATGTCCGCTTCGAGCATGTCCTGCATGAGCGCCTGAAACGCCGTCAGCGTCGGGCAGATTGTCCGCATCACGTAGTCCATTCCGCCGCCCGTCGCGATGCAGTCGACGATCTCGTCCTGCCGCCCGACCCATGCCTCGAACCGGTCGAAGTCGGCCTTGCGATGCGTGGTCAGCGAGACGGTCACCACGACCTGCGTGAAGTCGCACACCCGGTCGAGCGCCACGTCGGCGTAATATCCGCGAATGAACCCCGCCGCCTTCAGCCGGTCGAGACGCGCCCAGCAGGGCGTGGCCGAAATGTTGACGATCTCGGACAGGCGGGTCTTGCTCAGTTGCCCATGGCTCTGAACGGCGCTCAGGATACGGATGTCCGTGGCATCGAGACCGAACTTCTTCAACGCTGCCTCACCCTCGTGGTCTTGCTTGAACGGCGTGAACGCCCTGCGGGGCGACGGCCGTGGTGCTGTATAGCGGTTGTGGCGGTTGGGGCGAAACACTTTGCGACACGGGCCGCAAACGGATGGCGGCGCAGGTGGCCGGACGATGCAACCGGCTTGTCCGCACCCGTGATTGCCGTACAAGAATCGTTGTAATTTCAAGCCATAAGCCTCATGGACGGGGAGCTTAGGTTTTTTCTCTTCGAAACGCTGCTGCCGTATGCCCGGCGTCGGTTGATCGACTTGGATCAACTGTTTTCCGGACTGCCGCACTTCTGCGGTCAGCATTTTGAAGGAGCAAACGGACATGGCCAACGGCACCGTCAAATGGTTCAACGCCAGCAAGGGCTTCGGTTTCATCGAACCCGAACAGGGCAGCAGGGACGTCTTCCTGCATATCTCTGCCGTCGAGCGTGCGGGCCTGACCCGCATCGATGACGGCCAGAAGGTGACCTTCGACGTCGAAACCGGCCGCGATGGCCGCGAGTCCGCCAGCAACCTGGCGCTCGCTTGAAGACAACGTCCAGAGAAAGCCTTACGGGCGAACCCGCCATGGACGTCGACGCTGACGATCCCCTGAAATCCAGCGTGGCCGCCGCCAAGCCGAAGCCTGCGGATGTGGTCACGGCGATCGACAAGACCACTGCGAACGCCCGGCGCGTTCTGGAGGACGAGGCCGAAGAGCGCGCCGAAAAGATGGCGCGCCTGAAGGCGGCCCGCGAAAAGCGGGACAGCATGGGGTCGGATTGATCTTTGGCGGCGCGGCAGCCGGCCTATGCCATTGACAGTGGCATGGCTGCTGGGGGCGGTGGCCGCTGGCAGGCCGGTGATCAGCGGCCTGCCGGCGTGCAGGTCATCGACGCCTAGCGCCAAGCCTCAGTGACCCGAATGGGCATCCTGCGTACCGCCCCTGGCGATGGCCAGATGGTGGGCGGGATGGTGGTTGCCTGTGGCCATGAGGCCGAAGAACCCCAGACCGCGGATCTGGTCCGCTGCCGCCGCATCGGTCACGGCCCAGACGATGCTGTCTTCACCGACGGTCACGTCGCTGATCCAGCCGGTTTCTGCCGCGAGGACGGGGCCGTGGGCGGGCACCATGCGAAGGGCTGCCCCGGCGGCGGGACCCGCCAGGTCAATGGTCATCTGCAAGCCCTCCGGCACGTCAGTCTCGCTCACCTGTAGCTCGGTCACCAACTGGTCCATGTCCTGCAGGTGCAAGCGCAGCCGCCCCAGGTCCACCTGAGACCAGTCGGTCGTCGGATCGGCGCGGAGAAGGTCGGTGATCTCCGCCAGCGCCGCGAAACCGCCTTGGCCTGCTTCCTTCGGAGCGGCGGACGGCGCATGCATGTCATGCCCGGCGTGGGATTGCGCGTTCGCCGCCAAGGGCAGGCATGTCAGCAAGATGGCAAGCGGTTTCATCGGGATCTCCTGTTCGCATGTCCATGGATACTATCGCAGGAAACGGGCAAGGGTTATGATCACGATCATGATTGACGACCCGTTTGCCCTTTTGCCGCCCGGCCGTCTGAAGGCGTTCCAGGTCGAGACAGGCACCCATGTTTTCCGGAACGGGGAAGCTGGCACGGCGATGCTGCGTGTGGATGCCGGGCGGCTCGCGTTGGTACGCGTGACCGAGGACGGCCACAGGGTGACGATCGCGCAGGCCGGTCCGGGCGAGACGCTGGCCGAGGCGAGCATCTTCGCGGACGCCTACCACTGCGACTGCGTGGCCCTGTCCCCGGCGCGGGGCGTGCAGGTCGCGGGGACCGTGATCCGCGACCACCTGAGACACGATGCGGACTTCGCAGAAGCCTTCGTCGCGCGGCTGGCGCTACAGGTCCGCGAGGAACGGCTGAGGACCCAGATCATGTCGATCCGCGCCGCGCGGGAGCGGACGTTTGCGGCGCTGACCTGCTTTGGCCAGCCGGATACGGTCACGGCGTTGGCGGCGAGCATCGGCCTGACGCAGGAGGCCTGCTCCCGTGCCCTGGCGGACCTGTTGTCCGAGGGGAGGATCACCCGGATCGCACGAGGCCGATACGCGGTGTCATAATTACCCTTGACCCTCCAGTGACTGGAAGCCTCATCTGTATGGTCCATCTTGAACCCGAAGCCGGAGGATCGGACATGGCAGAGGCGCACGTACACCACCACCCTTCCAAGAAGGTCACCCGCGATCCCGTCTGTGGCATGACGGTCGATCCGCAGGCGGACAAGCCCAAGGCGGACCACGACGGGCACACGTATCACTTCTGCTCGGACGGATGCCGCAAGAAATTCGTAGCAGAGCCGGAGGCTTACCTGACCGCCACCGATCCGGTGTGCGGCATGGAGGTCGACCGTGCCTCGGCCGCGCACATGTCGAAGCACGCGGGCCAGAGGCATTACTTCTGCTCCGAACGCTGCCAGTCGAAGTTCGACGCGGATCCCGAATCGTACCTCGGTGACCGCCCTGCGCCGGAGGCCATGCCGAAGGGCACGCAGTACACCTGCCCGATGCACCCCGAGATCGTGCAGGACCATCCCGGCGACTGTCCGAAATGCGGCATGGCGCTGGAGCCGATGACGCCGTCGGCAGACAGCGGCCCCAACCCGGAATTCGTCGATTTCAAGCGCAGGCTCTGGATCACCGCGCCGCTGGCGCTGGCGGTCTTCATCCTCGAAATGGGCACGCACATCGGCCTTCCCTTCGACCGCTGGTTCGGTCACGGGTTGTTCGGCTGGGTGCAGTTCGCGCTGGCGACGCCGGTGGTCTGGGTCTGCAGGCCCTTCTTCAAGCGCGGCTGGGCCTCTGTCGTGAACCGGTCCCCCAACATGTGGACACTGATCGCGCTCGGCACCGGGGCGGCCTACCTGTTTTCCATCATCTCGCTGCTGGTCCCCGGCCTTCTGCCGGACCAGGTGCGGGATGGCATGGGCATGACGCCGGTCTATTTCGAGGCGACGGCGGTGATCCTCGTGCTCGTGCTGATCGGGCAGGTGATGGAACTGGCCGCGCGGGAGCGTACCGGCGACGCGATCCGGGCGCTGATGGACCTCGCGCCCAAGACCGCCCGCCGTGTCACGGGCGACAGCGAAGAGGACGTGCCGCTGGACGACCTGCGCTCTGGCGACATCCTTCGCGTCCGTCCGGGCGAGAGCGTGCCGGTGGACGGCGTGGTGACGGAAGGCCGGTCTTCGGTCGACGAAAGCATGATCACGGGCGAACCCGTGCCGGTCGAGAAGACCGAAGGCGATGCCGTCACCGGCGGCACGCTTAACAAGACCGGCAGCTTCCTGATGGAGGCACAGGACGTGGGCGACGACACCACGCTCAGCCGCATCGTCCAGATGGTCGCCAGCGCGCAGCGGTCGCGGGCGCCGATCCAGGGCATGGCGGACCGGGTGGCCGAATATTTCGTCCCGGCAGTGGTGGTCGCGGCCTTGCTGGCCTTCGTGGCCTGGTGGGCGCTCGGCCCGTCTCCGGCGCTGTCCTATGCCTTTGTCGCGGCGGTGTCGGTCCTTATCATCGCCTGTCCCTGTGCGCTGGGTCTGGCGACGCCCATGTCGATCATGGTGGCGACCGGACGCGGCGCCGGCGCGGGCGTCTTGATCCGCGATGCCGAGGCGTTGGAACGCTTTGCCAAGGTCGACGTGCTGATCGTCGACAAGACCGGCACCCTGACCGAAGGAAAGCCGACCCTGACCGACGTCGAACCGCAGGACATGGACGGGGAGGAGTTCCTGTCTCTGGTCGCCGCGCTGGAGCGTGGCTCGGAACACCCGCTGGCCGAGGCCATCGTGAAGGGCGCCGAGGATCGGGATGCACCGCGCAGGGACAGCACCGATTTCGAGGCCATCACCGGCAAGGGTGTGACCGGCACCGTCGATGGCCGGAAGGTCGCGCTGGGGAACGCTGCGCTGATGCGGGATCTCGGGGTCGAGGACCTTCCCTCGGATCGGGCGAAGGCCATGCAGGTCGAGGGCAAGACAGCCATGTTCGTGGCCGTCGACGGACGTGCCGCCGGGCTGGTCGCGGTGGCCGACCGGATCAAGAAGACCACGCCCGATGCCATCCGTGCGCTGCACGAGGCAGGGCTGCGGATCGTCATGGCGACTGGCGACGCTGAGGCAACCGCGCAGGCCGTGGCGCGGGAGCTCAACATCGACGAAGTCCACGCCGGTGTCTCGCCCGAGGACAAGGGCGCGCTCGTGCGGCGTCTGAAGGGGGAGGGGCTGTCCGTCGCCATGGCGGGCGACGGGGTGAACGATGCGCCCGCGCTCGCCGAGGCCGACGTGGGCATCGCCATGGGCACCGGGGCCGACGTGGCGGTGGAAAGCGCGGGCCTGACGCTGGTAAAAGGCGACCTGACCGGCATCGTCCGTGCCCGCAGGCTGGCGGAGGCCACGATGCGCAACATCCGGCAGAACCTGTTCTTCGCCTTCGTCTACAACACCGCGGGCATCCCGCTGGCGGCGGGGCTTCTGTACCCGTTCCTCGGCGTACTGCTGTCTCCGATGGTCGCCGCGGCGGCGATGAGCCTGTCCTCGGTGTCGGTCATCGGCAATGCCTTGCGGCTCCGGGCGGCGAAACTTTGACGTTCACGACAGATTGATTGTATCATCAACCGGGTTCGGGGTTCAGTACCACCGAGGAGACAGTTCATGGCAGGCCTGATGGCAACAGGGCAGAAGACGTGCAGGGACAGCGCAGCCGCCGTGCGGCGCATGCTGTGCGTCGCAGGTGTCCTGACGCTTGCCGTCGCTATCCTGCTGGTGAGCCTGCCTCAGGTGGCCTCTGCCGATATGGCGGGCGGGGTCGTGGATCACGTCCACGACTGCCCGGACTGTCCCGACAGCCATCATGAGACGACCAGGGCGGACCAGGCGGACGCCATGCCCGACTGCCACCATGTGACCGGCGGCGCCCTTGCGATGCTGCCGGTTGAGCATCAGACGGCTTTGAACGGCAGTTTCCGCTACCTGCACGACAGGCCCACGTCTGTCACGGGCCGCCACCGCAGCCCGGAGCGCGATCTTCCCCCTCCGCGTGCCTGAGATCGACTGAACCGCGGGCCTTTCGCCCGAAATGTCGAATACCGCACGCGGGCCTGTCCCCCGTGCCACTCAGGATACTGAAATGAAGAAGATCGCTTTCGCTGGCGCGGCTGTCGTTGCAGTCGCCATCGGCGCATACCTGACCACGACACAGACCAATTCGCAGGAAACGACGGACACGGCGACCGAAGGTGCGCCCATCGTTTCCGTCACCCTGCCTGAGACCCTCTCGGCCGAGGCACAGGTGGGCAAGCAGGCCTTCGACGCCGTCTGCGCCGCGTGCCATGGCAAGAACGCCGCAGGCAAGGACGGCTTCGGTCCGCCGCTCATTCACAAGATCTACGAACCTTCGCACCATGGTGACATGGCGTTCTTCCTCGCCGTGCAGCAGGGCGTGCGCGCCCATCACTGGCGGTTCGGCAACATGCCTGCGCAGGAGGGGCTGACAAAGGCCGACGTCGCGGGAATCGTGACCTACGTTCGAGAGCTTCAACGGGCCAACGGGATCAACTGACATGACAGGGTTTTCGATTGGCCGGCGCGCTTTCTGCGCCGGTCTTGCCGGGACGATGCTGGCCCGGCCCGCATGGGGGGCGACGGATACGCTTGTCGCGCAGAAGGCCAGCGTGCAACTGGCGCCAGACGGCTATCCCGCCACCCCGGTCTGGTCCTATGGCGGCACCATACCGGGTGCAACGATCCGTATGCGGCAGGGCGACCGCCTGCAGCGGCAACTGGTCAACGAACTCGATGTGGCGACCTCCGTGCACTGGCACGGCATCCGTATCGACAACGCCATGGACGGGGTCGCCGGGCTGACGCAGGAGGCCGTGCCGCCCGGTGGCACCTTCGACTACGACTTCACGCTGCCGGACGCCGGGACCTATTGGTACCACGCGCACACGAACTCCATGGAGCAGGTGGCGCGCGGCCTGTCCGGCGCGCTGATCGTCGAAGAGGCGGACGCCCCCGACGTGGACCGCGACGAGGTGCTGATGCTGGGCGACTGGTTGCTCGACCCGGACACCGGCGGCTTTGTGGAGCCCTTCAACCATCCGATGATGATGAGCCATGGCGGACGTACCGGGAACCTGGTCGGGGTGAACGGCCGATACGACTTTGCCCTGACCGCGAAGCGGCATGAACGCCTGCGCCTGCGCCTGATCAATTCCGCCAACGCGCGGATCTTCGTGCTGCGCCTGCAGGGCATGAGGGGGTGGACCGTCGCGCTCGACGGGATGCCGCTGGATGGCCCGGAAGAGGTGAGCGACGAGATCGTGCTGGCCCCCGCGCAGCGCGCCGATCTGATCGTGGACATCACCGCGGACGAAGGCGCGCCCGCGGGCCTGCTCATGTGGATGGACGACGACAGCTGGGAGGCATTGGCCGAGGTCAGGGTATCCGGCCAGTCCGCCACCACCCCGCGCCCGGCGCCGGCGGCCTTGCCCGCCAACCCGCGCACCGCGCTGCCGGATCTGTCAGAGGCCCGCAGCCTCGACATGGTGATGGAAGGCGGCGCTATGGCGGGCATGGAA
This region includes:
- a CDS encoding Lrp/AsnC family transcriptional regulator, whose protein sequence is MKKFGLDATDIRILSAVQSHGQLSKTRLSEIVNISATPCWARLDRLKAAGFIRGYYADVALDRVCDFTQVVVTVSLTTHRKADFDRFEAWVGRQDEIVDCIATGGGMDYVMRTICPTLTAFQALMQDMLEADIPVDRYMTYIATRVVKSGRPNIAKLASSAPRDRTV
- a CDS encoding cold-shock protein, with protein sequence MANGTVKWFNASKGFGFIEPEQGSRDVFLHISAVERAGLTRIDDGQKVTFDVETGRDGRESASNLALA
- a CDS encoding Crp/Fnr family transcriptional regulator; translated protein: MIDDPFALLPPGRLKAFQVETGTHVFRNGEAGTAMLRVDAGRLALVRVTEDGHRVTIAQAGPGETLAEASIFADAYHCDCVALSPARGVQVAGTVIRDHLRHDADFAEAFVARLALQVREERLRTQIMSIRAARERTFAALTCFGQPDTVTALAASIGLTQEACSRALADLLSEGRITRIARGRYAVS
- a CDS encoding heavy metal translocating P-type ATPase encodes the protein MTVDPQADKPKADHDGHTYHFCSDGCRKKFVAEPEAYLTATDPVCGMEVDRASAAHMSKHAGQRHYFCSERCQSKFDADPESYLGDRPAPEAMPKGTQYTCPMHPEIVQDHPGDCPKCGMALEPMTPSADSGPNPEFVDFKRRLWITAPLALAVFILEMGTHIGLPFDRWFGHGLFGWVQFALATPVVWVCRPFFKRGWASVVNRSPNMWTLIALGTGAAYLFSIISLLVPGLLPDQVRDGMGMTPVYFEATAVILVLVLIGQVMELAARERTGDAIRALMDLAPKTARRVTGDSEEDVPLDDLRSGDILRVRPGESVPVDGVVTEGRSSVDESMITGEPVPVEKTEGDAVTGGTLNKTGSFLMEAQDVGDDTTLSRIVQMVASAQRSRAPIQGMADRVAEYFVPAVVVAALLAFVAWWALGPSPALSYAFVAAVSVLIIACPCALGLATPMSIMVATGRGAGAGVLIRDAEALERFAKVDVLIVDKTGTLTEGKPTLTDVEPQDMDGEEFLSLVAALERGSEHPLAEAIVKGAEDRDAPRRDSTDFEAITGKGVTGTVDGRKVALGNAALMRDLGVEDLPSDRAKAMQVEGKTAMFVAVDGRAAGLVAVADRIKKTTPDAIRALHEAGLRIVMATGDAEATAQAVARELNIDEVHAGVSPEDKGALVRRLKGEGLSVAMAGDGVNDAPALAEADVGIAMGTGADVAVESAGLTLVKGDLTGIVRARRLAEATMRNIRQNLFFAFVYNTAGIPLAAGLLYPFLGVLLSPMVAAAAMSLSSVSVIGNALRLRAAKL
- a CDS encoding cytochrome c; this encodes MKKIAFAGAAVVAVAIGAYLTTTQTNSQETTDTATEGAPIVSVTLPETLSAEAQVGKQAFDAVCAACHGKNAAGKDGFGPPLIHKIYEPSHHGDMAFFLAVQQGVRAHHWRFGNMPAQEGLTKADVAGIVTYVRELQRANGIN
- a CDS encoding multicopper oxidase family protein; the protein is MTGFSIGRRAFCAGLAGTMLARPAWGATDTLVAQKASVQLAPDGYPATPVWSYGGTIPGATIRMRQGDRLQRQLVNELDVATSVHWHGIRIDNAMDGVAGLTQEAVPPGGTFDYDFTLPDAGTYWYHAHTNSMEQVARGLSGALIVEEADAPDVDRDEVLMLGDWLLDPDTGGFVEPFNHPMMMSHGGRTGNLVGVNGRYDFALTAKRHERLRLRLINSANARIFVLRLQGMRGWTVALDGMPLDGPEEVSDEIVLAPAQRADLIVDITADEGAPAGLLMWMDDDSWEALAEVRVSGQSATTPRPAPAALPANPRTALPDLSEARSLDMVMEGGAMAGMESAMFEGERLGFRALIEKGQFWALAGQAGRTETPFADLALGEVLRIRLENRTAFPHGMHLHGMHFREVRADGSFGPLRDTILSVPDEPLEIAFTADNPGKWLFHCHMLAHAASGMTTWINVT